From Streptomyces sp. GSL17-111, one genomic window encodes:
- the rplP gene encoding 50S ribosomal protein L16, translated as MLIPRRVKHRKQHHPKRSGMAKGGTEVAFGEFGIQAVTAAYVTNRQIEAARIAMTRHIKRGGKVWINIYPDRPLTKKPAETRMGSGKGSPEWWIANVKPGRVMFELSYPNEKIAREALTRAAHKLPMKCRIVRREAGDA; from the coding sequence ATGCTGATCCCGCGCAGGGTCAAGCACCGCAAGCAGCACCACCCCAAGCGCTCGGGTATGGCCAAGGGTGGCACCGAGGTCGCCTTCGGCGAGTTCGGCATCCAGGCGGTCACCGCCGCGTACGTGACGAACCGGCAGATCGAGGCAGCTCGTATCGCCATGACGCGTCACATCAAGCGTGGCGGCAAGGTCTGGATCAACATCTACCCGGACCGTCCGCTCACCAAGAAGCCCGCCGAGACCCGCATGGGTTCCGGTAAGGGTTCGCCGGAGTGGTGGATCGCGAACGTCAAGCCCGGTCGGGTGATGTTCGAGCTGTCCTACCCGAACGAGAAGATTGCTCGTGAGGCGCTCACTCGCGCTGCTCACAAGCTTCCGATGAAGTGCCGGATCGTGCGGCGCGAGGCAGGTGACGCGTGA
- the rpmC gene encoding 50S ribosomal protein L29, with protein sequence MSAGTKASELRELNNEELVGKLREAKEELFKLRFQAATGQLENNSRLKAVRKDIARIYTLMRERELGIETVESA encoded by the coding sequence ATGTCGGCCGGTACCAAGGCCAGCGAGCTGCGTGAGCTGAACAACGAGGAACTCGTTGGGAAGCTGCGCGAGGCCAAGGAGGAGCTGTTCAAGCTCCGCTTCCAGGCGGCGACCGGTCAGCTGGAGAACAACAGCCGGCTGAAGGCCGTCCGCAAGGACATCGCCCGGATCTACACCCTGATGCGCGAGCGCGAGCTCGGCATCGAGACGGTGGAGAGCGCCTGA
- the rplB gene encoding 50S ribosomal protein L2 has translation MGIRKYKPTTPGRRGASVADFVEITRSTPEKSLVRPLHSKGGRNNAGRVTVRHQGGGHKRAYRVIDFRRHDKDGVPAKVAHIEYDPNRTARIALLHYADGEKRYILAPRGIQQGDRVENGPGADIKPGNNLPLRNIPVGTTIHAIELRPGGGAKFARSAGAAVQLLAREGSMAHLRMPSGEIRLVDVRCRATVGEVGNAEQSNINWGKAGRKRWLGVRPTVRGVVMNPIDHPHGGGEGRTSGGRHPVSPWGQKEGRTRSPKKASNKYIVRRRKTNKKR, from the coding sequence ATGGGTATCCGCAAGTACAAGCCGACGACTCCTGGCCGTCGTGGCGCCAGCGTCGCCGACTTCGTCGAGATCACGCGGTCCACGCCGGAGAAGTCGCTGGTCCGCCCGCTGCACAGCAAGGGCGGCCGTAACAACGCCGGTCGTGTGACCGTTCGCCACCAGGGCGGTGGCCACAAGCGCGCCTACCGAGTGATCGACTTCCGTCGTCACGACAAGGACGGCGTGCCGGCCAAGGTCGCGCACATCGAGTACGACCCGAACCGCACCGCGCGCATCGCGCTGCTGCACTACGCCGACGGCGAGAAGCGCTACATCCTCGCGCCGCGCGGCATCCAGCAGGGCGACCGCGTCGAGAACGGTCCCGGGGCCGACATCAAGCCGGGCAACAACCTGCCGCTGCGCAACATCCCGGTGGGTACGACCATCCACGCCATCGAGCTGCGGCCCGGCGGCGGCGCGAAGTTCGCCCGCTCCGCGGGTGCCGCCGTGCAGCTGCTCGCGCGTGAGGGCTCCATGGCCCACCTGCGCATGCCGTCCGGCGAGATCCGGCTGGTCGACGTCCGCTGCCGCGCCACCGTCGGCGAGGTCGGCAACGCCGAGCAGTCGAACATCAACTGGGGCAAGGCGGGCCGCAAGCGCTGGCTGGGCGTTCGCCCGACCGTCCGCGGCGTCGTGATGAACCCGATCGACCACCCGCACGGTGGTGGTGAGGGCCGGACCTCGGGTGGACGCCACCCGGTGTCGCCCTGGGGTCAGAAGGAAGGACGTACTCGCTCGCCGAAGAAGGCCAGCAACAAGTACATCGTCCGCCGCCGCAAGACGAACAAGAAGCGCTAG
- a CDS encoding SMI1/KNR4 family protein, giving the protein MRIEDFESLLGVPPYVANPLHSDWSEFEDFVGRALPVDYKEFVSSYGPCCLSGTLLIFHPKASQGDTSLNLFEEVQLAGGQYEKLKRTPYYEVPYPIHPDPHGCIPVARTSGGNQIFLLPPKGAEDEWNVVMDMGEWVNFPSGFTYFLHEALSGNLHVPFLQEEEPSFEPVGFLN; this is encoded by the coding sequence ATGAGGATTGAGGATTTCGAGAGTCTTCTTGGCGTTCCCCCGTATGTCGCTAATCCACTTCACTCTGATTGGAGTGAATTTGAGGATTTTGTCGGCCGCGCTCTACCAGTCGACTACAAGGAGTTCGTTTCCTCTTACGGTCCATGTTGTCTGAGTGGTACGCTGTTGATTTTTCATCCCAAAGCATCCCAGGGTGACACCAGTCTGAACCTCTTCGAGGAGGTGCAGTTGGCTGGTGGGCAGTATGAGAAACTAAAAAGAACGCCCTACTACGAAGTTCCTTACCCCATTCACCCTGACCCCCATGGTTGTATTCCCGTGGCCCGAACATCAGGGGGCAATCAGATTTTCCTTCTGCCGCCTAAGGGTGCGGAAGATGAATGGAACGTGGTGATGGATATGGGTGAGTGGGTGAATTTCCCTTCAGGCTTCACCTATTTCTTGCATGAGGCGCTGAGTGGCAATCTGCACGTTCCCTTTCTTCAGGAGGAAGAGCCCAGTTTCGAACCCGTCGGATTTCTGAATTGA
- the rplX gene encoding 50S ribosomal protein L24, with product MKIKKGDLVQVITGKDKGKQGKVIQAYPREDRVLVEGVNRVKKHTKAGQTARGSKTGGIVTTEAPVHVSNVQLVVEKDGEKVVTRVGYRFDEDGNKIRVAKRTGEDI from the coding sequence ATGAAGATCAAGAAGGGCGACCTGGTTCAGGTCATCACCGGCAAGGACAAGGGCAAGCAGGGCAAGGTCATCCAGGCCTACCCCCGCGAGGACCGCGTCCTGGTCGAGGGTGTCAACCGGGTCAAGAAGCACACGAAGGCCGGCCAGACCGCTCGCGGTTCGAAGACCGGCGGCATCGTGACGACCGAGGCCCCCGTCCACGTGAGCAACGTTCAGCTCGTCGTGGAGAAGGACGGCGAGAAGGTCGTGACGCGCGTCGGATACCGCTTCGACGAGGACGGCAACAAGATCCGCGTTGCCAAGCGGACCGGTGAGGACATCTGA
- the rplN gene encoding 50S ribosomal protein L14, with protein sequence MIQQESRLRVADNTGAKEILCIRVLGGSGRRYAGIGDVIVATVKDAIPGGNVKKGDVVKAVIVRTVKERRRPDGSYIRFDENAAVILKGDGDPRGTRIFGPVGRELREKKFMKIISLAPEVL encoded by the coding sequence GTGATCCAGCAGGAGTCGCGACTGCGTGTCGCCGACAACACTGGTGCGAAGGAGATCCTTTGCATCCGTGTGCTCGGTGGCTCGGGTCGCCGCTACGCGGGTATCGGGGACGTCATCGTCGCCACCGTCAAGGACGCGATCCCCGGTGGCAACGTGAAGAAGGGTGACGTCGTCAAGGCCGTCATCGTGCGCACCGTCAAGGAGCGCCGTCGTCCCGACGGCTCGTACATCCGCTTCGACGAGAACGCCGCTGTCATCCTCAAGGGTGACGGTGACCCCCGCGGCACCCGAATCTTCGGCCCGGTGGGCCGTGAACTGCGCGAGAAGAAGTTCATGAAGATCATCTCGCTCGCGCCGGAGGTGCTGTGA
- the rplC gene encoding 50S ribosomal protein L3 — protein MAKQIKGLLGEKLGMTQVWDENNRVVPVTVVKAGPCVVTQVRSGDRDGYGAVQIAFGEIDPRKVNKPLKGHFAKADVTPRRHLVELRTEDASEYTLGQEITAEVFESGVKVDVTGKSKGKGTAGVMKRHGFHGGKASHGAHRVHRKPGSIGGCATPGRVFKGMKMAGRMGNERVTTQNLTVHAVDAEKGLLLIKGAVPGPNGGLVLVRTAAKGA, from the coding sequence ATGGCTAAGCAGATCAAGGGCCTCCTGGGCGAGAAGCTCGGCATGACCCAGGTCTGGGACGAGAACAACCGTGTCGTCCCGGTGACCGTGGTCAAGGCCGGCCCCTGCGTCGTGACCCAGGTGCGCTCCGGAGACCGTGACGGCTACGGCGCCGTCCAGATCGCCTTCGGCGAGATCGACCCGCGCAAGGTGAACAAGCCCCTCAAGGGCCACTTCGCCAAGGCCGACGTGACGCCCCGGCGCCACCTGGTCGAGCTCCGTACCGAGGACGCGTCCGAGTACACCCTGGGCCAGGAGATCACCGCCGAGGTGTTCGAGTCCGGCGTCAAGGTGGACGTGACCGGTAAGTCCAAGGGCAAGGGCACCGCCGGTGTCATGAAGCGCCACGGCTTCCACGGCGGCAAGGCTTCGCACGGTGCGCACCGCGTGCACCGCAAGCCGGGCTCCATCGGTGGCTGCGCCACCCCCGGCCGCGTCTTCAAGGGAATGAAGATGGCGGGCCGCATGGGCAACGAGCGGGTCACCACCCAGAACCTGACCGTCCACGCCGTTGACGCGGAGAAGGGACTGCTGCTCATCAAGGGCGCCGTCCCCGGTCCGAACGGCGGCCTCGTCCTGGTCCGTACTGCGGCCAAGGGGGCCTGA
- the rpsC gene encoding 30S ribosomal protein S3, translating to MGQKVNPHGFRLGITTDFKSRWYADKLYKDYIKEDVEIRRLLTQGMERAGISKVEIERTRDRVRVDVHTARPGIVIGRRGAEAERIRGRLEKLTGKQIQFNILEVKNPELDAQLVAQAVAEQLSSRVSFRRAMRKSMQSTMKAGAKGIKIQCGGRLGGAEMSRSEFYREGRVPLHTLRANVDYGFFEAKTTFGRIGVKVWIYKGDVKNIAEVRAENAAARAGNRPSRGGSDRPRRGGGGGERRGRKPQQQQAAAEAPKAEAPAAAAPAESTGQEA from the coding sequence ATGGGCCAGAAGGTTAACCCGCACGGGTTCCGGCTCGGCATCACCACGGACTTCAAGTCCCGGTGGTACGCCGACAAGCTGTACAAGGACTACATCAAGGAAGACGTCGAGATCCGCCGCCTGCTCACGCAGGGCATGGAGCGGGCCGGCATCTCCAAGGTGGAGATCGAGCGCACCCGCGACCGTGTGCGCGTCGACGTGCACACCGCCCGTCCGGGCATCGTCATCGGCCGCCGCGGCGCCGAGGCGGAGCGGATCCGCGGCCGGCTCGAGAAGCTGACCGGCAAGCAGATCCAGTTCAACATCCTCGAGGTGAAGAACCCGGAGCTGGACGCTCAGCTGGTGGCCCAGGCCGTCGCCGAGCAGCTGTCCTCCCGCGTCTCCTTCCGTCGCGCCATGCGCAAGAGCATGCAGTCGACGATGAAGGCCGGCGCCAAGGGCATCAAGATCCAGTGCGGCGGTCGTCTCGGCGGCGCCGAGATGTCCCGCTCGGAGTTCTACCGCGAGGGCCGTGTGCCCCTGCACACGCTCCGCGCGAATGTCGACTACGGCTTCTTCGAGGCCAAGACCACCTTCGGCCGCATCGGCGTCAAGGTGTGGATCTACAAGGGCGACGTGAAGAACATCGCCGAGGTCCGCGCCGAGAACGCCGCCGCGCGCGCCGGTAACCGTCCCTCCCGCGGCGGCAGCGACCGTCCGCGCCGGGGTGGCGGTGGCGGCGAGCGTCGTGGCCGCAAGCCGCAGCAGCAGCAGGCTGCCGCCGAGGCCCCCAAGGCCGAGGCGCCCGCCGCCGCCGCTCCGGCTGAGAGCACCGGACAGGAGGCCTGA
- the rpsQ gene encoding 30S ribosomal protein S17 — protein MSETNVTEKNEQRGFRKTREGLVVSDKMDKTVVVAVEDRVKHALYGKVIRRTSKLKAHDEQNAAGVGDRVLLMETRPLSATKRWRVVEILEKAK, from the coding sequence ATGAGCGAGACGAATGTGACTGAGAAGAACGAGCAGCGCGGCTTCCGCAAGACCCGTGAGGGTCTGGTCGTCAGCGACAAGATGGACAAGACCGTCGTCGTCGCCGTCGAGGACCGCGTCAAGCACGCGCTGTACGGCAAGGTCATCCGCCGTACCAGCAAGCTCAAGGCGCACGACGAGCAGAACGCCGCGGGTGTCGGCGACCGCGTCCTCCTCATGGAGACCCGGCCGCTGTCCGCGACGAAGCGCTGGCGCGTCGTCGAGATCCTCGAGAAGGCCAAGTAA
- the rplW gene encoding 50S ribosomal protein L23 gives MSEATATAVTEITSSTFTDPRDILLKPVVSEKSYALLDENKYTFIVDPRANKTQIKQAVEAVFSVKVTGVNTINRQGKRKRTRTGYGKRADTKRAIVTLAEGDRIDIFGGPVS, from the coding sequence ATGAGCGAGGCAACCGCCACCGCGGTCACCGAGATCACGAGCAGCACGTTCACGGACCCCCGTGACATCCTGCTCAAGCCCGTGGTCTCGGAGAAGAGCTACGCGCTGCTCGACGAGAACAAGTACACGTTCATCGTCGACCCGCGGGCCAACAAGACCCAGATCAAGCAGGCCGTCGAGGCGGTCTTCTCGGTCAAGGTCACCGGTGTGAACACGATCAACCGGCAGGGCAAGCGCAAGCGCACCCGCACCGGTTACGGCAAGCGCGCCGACACCAAGCGCGCCATCGTGACCCTCGCCGAGGGCGACCGTATCGACATCTTCGGCGGGCCGGTCTCCTAA
- the rpsH gene encoding 30S ribosomal protein S8 produces MTMTDPIADMLTRLRNANSAYHDTVEMPHSKIKSHIAEILQQEGYITGWKVEDAPVGKSLVLELKFGPNRERSIAGIKRISKPGLRVYAKSTNLPKVLGGLGVAIISTSHGLLTDKQAGKKGVGGEVLAYVW; encoded by the coding sequence ATGACCATGACCGATCCGATCGCAGACATGCTCACACGTCTGCGGAACGCGAACTCGGCGTACCACGACACCGTCGAGATGCCGCACAGCAAGATCAAGTCGCACATCGCGGAGATCCTCCAGCAGGAGGGCTACATCACCGGCTGGAAGGTCGAGGACGCCCCCGTGGGCAAGAGCCTCGTCCTGGAGCTGAAGTTCGGCCCCAACCGCGAGCGCTCGATCGCCGGCATCAAGCGGATCTCGAAGCCGGGCCTTCGGGTCTACGCAAAGTCCACCAACCTGCCGAAGGTGCTCGGCGGCCTGGGCGTGGCGATCATCTCCACGTCGCACGGGCTCCTCACCGACAAGCAGGCCGGCAAGAAGGGCGTGGGCGGGGAAGTCCTCGCCTACGTCTGGTAA
- the rplD gene encoding 50S ribosomal protein L4, with translation MSTIDILSPAGDKAGTVELPAEIFDAKVSIPLIHQVVVAQLAAARQGTHKTKTRGEVRGGGKKPYRQKGTGRARQGSTRAPQFAGGGVVHGPVPRDYSQRTPKKMKAAALRGALSDRARHNRVHVVSGVVEGEVSTKAAKTLFGRISERKSVLLVAERADEAAWLSARNLPQVHILEPGQLNTYDVLVSDDVVFTKAAYDSFVAGPAEAGKAVASEVELEGSDA, from the coding sequence ATGAGCACCATTGACATCCTTTCGCCGGCAGGCGACAAGGCCGGGACCGTCGAGCTCCCCGCGGAGATCTTCGACGCGAAGGTCAGCATCCCGCTGATCCACCAGGTCGTCGTCGCCCAGCTGGCCGCTGCCCGCCAGGGCACGCACAAGACCAAGACCCGTGGCGAGGTCCGCGGCGGTGGCAAGAAGCCGTACCGCCAGAAGGGCACCGGCCGCGCGCGTCAGGGTTCGACCCGCGCTCCGCAGTTCGCCGGTGGTGGCGTCGTGCACGGTCCCGTGCCGCGTGACTACTCGCAGCGGACCCCGAAGAAGATGAAGGCCGCCGCCCTGCGTGGCGCCCTCTCCGACCGGGCCCGCCACAACCGCGTCCACGTCGTCTCCGGCGTGGTCGAGGGCGAGGTCTCCACCAAGGCCGCCAAGACCCTCTTCGGCAGGATCAGCGAGCGCAAGAGCGTGCTCCTGGTCGCCGAGCGGGCCGACGAGGCCGCGTGGCTGTCCGCCCGCAACCTGCCCCAGGTGCACATCCTGGAGCCGGGCCAGCTGAACACGTACGACGTGCTCGTCTCCGACGACGTGGTCTTCACCAAGGCTGCCTACGACTCCTTCGTCGCCGGGCCCGCCGAGGCCGGCAAGGCCGTCGCGAGTGAGGTTGAGCTCGAAGGGAGCGACGCCTGA
- a CDS encoding type Z 30S ribosomal protein S14 yields the protein MAKKALIAKAARKPKFGVRSYTRCQRCGRPHSVYRKFGLCRVCLREMAHRGELPGVTKSSW from the coding sequence ATGGCGAAGAAGGCTCTGATCGCCAAGGCCGCCCGCAAGCCGAAGTTCGGTGTGCGTTCGTACACCCGCTGCCAGCGCTGCGGCCGTCCGCACTCCGTCTACCGCAAGTTCGGCCTGTGCCGTGTGTGCCTTCGCGAGATGGCGCACCGCGGCGAGCTGCCGGGCGTGACCAAGAGCTCCTGGTAA
- the rpsJ gene encoding 30S ribosomal protein S10, whose amino-acid sequence MAGQKIRIRLKAYDHEVIDNSAKKIVETVTRTGASVAGPVPLPTEKNVYCVIKSPHKYKDSREHFEMRTHKRLIDILDPTPKTVDSLMRLDLPAGVDIEIKL is encoded by the coding sequence ATGGCGGGACAGAAGATCCGCATCCGGCTCAAGGCCTACGACCACGAGGTCATCGACAACTCGGCGAAGAAGATCGTCGAGACGGTGACCCGCACTGGTGCGTCGGTCGCGGGCCCGGTGCCGCTGCCCACTGAGAAGAACGTGTACTGCGTCATCAAGTCGCCGCACAAGTACAAGGACTCGCGCGAGCACTTCGAGATGCGTACCCACAAGCGTCTGATCGACATCCTCGACCCGACGCCCAAGACCGTTGACTCGCTGATGCGCCTGGACCTCCCGGCCGGCGTTGACATCGAGATCAAGCTCTGA
- the rpsS gene encoding 30S ribosomal protein S19: MPRSLKKGPFVDDHLIKKVDTQNEAGSKNVIKTWSRRSMIVPAMLGHTIAVHDGRKHVPVFVTESMVGHKLGEFAPTRTFRGHVKDDRKSRRR, translated from the coding sequence ATGCCGCGCAGTCTCAAGAAGGGGCCCTTCGTCGACGACCACCTGATCAAGAAGGTGGACACGCAGAACGAAGCCGGTTCCAAGAACGTCATCAAGACCTGGTCCCGCCGCTCCATGATCGTCCCGGCCATGCTGGGCCACACGATCGCGGTGCACGACGGCCGCAAGCACGTCCCGGTGTTCGTCACCGAGTCGATGGTCGGCCACAAGCTCGGCGAGTTCGCGCCGACCCGCACCTTCCGCGGCCACGTGAAGGACGATCGCAAGTCGCGTCGTCGCTGA
- the rplE gene encoding 50S ribosomal protein L5 encodes MTATTNAPRLKQRYREEIAGKLRDEFQYENVMQIPGLTKIVVNMGVGDAARDSKLIEGAIRDLATITGQKPAVTKARKSIAQFKLREGQPIGAHVTMRGDRMWEFLDRLLSLALPRIRDFRGLSPKQFDGRGNYTFGLTEQVMFHEIDQDKIDRVRGMDITVVTTATNDEEGRALLRHLGFPFKEN; translated from the coding sequence ATGACTGCCACCACCAACGCACCGCGCCTCAAGCAGCGCTACCGCGAGGAGATCGCGGGCAAGCTGCGTGACGAGTTCCAGTACGAGAACGTCATGCAGATCCCCGGCCTCACCAAGATCGTGGTCAACATGGGTGTGGGCGACGCCGCCCGCGACTCCAAGCTGATCGAGGGCGCCATCCGCGACCTCGCCACGATCACCGGCCAGAAGCCGGCCGTGACCAAGGCCCGTAAGTCCATCGCGCAGTTCAAGCTGCGCGAGGGCCAGCCGATCGGTGCCCACGTGACCATGCGTGGCGACCGGATGTGGGAGTTCCTGGACCGCCTGCTGTCGCTCGCGCTGCCGCGCATCCGCGACTTCCGCGGTCTGTCCCCGAAGCAGTTCGACGGACGCGGGAACTACACCTTCGGTCTCACGGAGCAGGTCATGTTCCACGAGATCGACCAGGACAAGATCGACCGGGTCCGGGGCATGGACATCACCGTGGTCACCACGGCGACCAACGACGAAGAGGGCCGCGCCCTGCTGCGTCACCTCGGCTTCCCGTTCAAGGAGAACTGA
- the rplV gene encoding 50S ribosomal protein L22, translating into MEARAQARYVRVTPMKARRVVDLVRGMNATEAQAVLRFAPQAASVPVGKVLDSAIANAAHNYDHTDVSTLFVKEAYVDEGPTLKRFRPRAQGRAYRIRKRTSHITVVVGSKEGTR; encoded by the coding sequence ATGGAAGCCAGGGCCCAGGCGCGCTATGTGCGCGTCACGCCCATGAAGGCCCGCCGGGTGGTGGACCTCGTCCGTGGCATGAACGCCACGGAGGCCCAGGCGGTCCTGCGTTTCGCCCCGCAGGCCGCGAGTGTGCCGGTGGGCAAGGTGCTCGACAGCGCCATTGCCAACGCCGCGCACAACTACGACCACACCGACGTGAGCACCCTGTTCGTGAAGGAGGCTTACGTCGACGAGGGCCCGACCCTGAAGCGTTTCCGTCCGCGCGCCCAGGGCCGCGCGTACCGGATTCGCAAGCGGACCAGCCACATCACGGTGGTCGTCGGCAGCAAGGAAGGAACCCGGTAA